TTAGTCCGCTGATCCCAATTTCCGTTGGCCACTAACTTGGTCAGTGGGCCAAGCCGCTTGGTCAAGTGCAATGCATGGGCCAGCGCACCCTCGGCAACCGCATTGGTGTTGCTGCCTGGAGTTATGACAACATCTATTCCGCGTTCTTCGGCCACATTTAGGTCAACCAGATCGGTTCCAACACCGGTTCTAGCAAGCACCCTGAGGTTGGGCATTTTGGCAAATTGGGCTTGGTCAAACACAAAAGCCGCTCGCACAATGGCACCGCTGGCCTCAGCAATATCGGCGTCGGTCGGGTGTTCAACAAACTTCATTGCGTCGCCAAGCACCGGCTGAACCACATCTGATTCAACCGGCCCAAGACCAACGACAATTTGCATTAATTACTTCTTTGCTGAGGTGGTGCCTGCAACAGGCTCAACGGTTACCCACTGCTTTGATTCGGCTGATTTTTCTGCAGCTGAGATCACACGGGCTGATGCAACGGCATCGTGAATGTTTGAGTTCAATGACTTGCCACCGATGTAAGACTCAAGGAACTTGCGTGCCTCGATGGTCTTTAGGTCGTCGTAGCCCATGCCGGTGCCGGCACCAGGCTGGAAGTTTGCGAAGTCGCCAAAACCAGGCGCAACCATTACGCGCTGGTAACCAAGGTGGTCGCCGCGGCGTCCAATAGCAACCTGAAGCTCGTTCATGCGCTCAAAGTCCCACTTCAATGAGCCCTCGGTGCCATAAATTTCAAAGTTGTAGCTGGCGCGTGGGCCAACGGCAACACGAGATGCCTCTAGAGTGCCAAGAGCACCGGCTGCAACTGCGTCATCAGCAAACCGAACCAGCATGCCTCCATAGTCTTCGTTCTCTACCGGGCCCTTCTCGCCACCTTCGATAACGTCAAAGTGGGTACCCACACCCATCTGCTGAATTGGTCGCTCAGTGTAAACAGTCTTGGTGAATGCCGAAACCTCGGCAATTGGGCCAACCACGTAGTGCATTAGGTCAGCAAGGTGACCCATCAGGTCACCCAGCACGCCGCTACCGGCTAGCTTGCGAACAAATCTCCATGACAGTGCGCCGTTTGGCTCTGATGAGTAGTCGGCAAAGAAGGTTCCGCGAAGGTTTGTAATGCGGCCAAGTTGGCCCTCAGCGATGATCTTCTTGGCGTGCTCAACGGCTGGTGCATTGCGATAGTTGAAACCGATGGTTGAAACCACACCAGCTTCGTTCGCAGCAGCTTCAACGGCCTCGGTCTCTTCGGCACCGCGGCCAACTGGCTTTTCAATCCAGAATGCCTTGCCAGCCTTTGCTGCTGCAATACCGATCTCAGCGTGCAAGAAATTTGGTGCACAGATAGATACGACTTCTACATCTGGGTGATTCAGAACATCGTGGTAATCCAGAGTGCCCTGCTCGTAACCCAAAACATTCACAGCGTAGTCAACACGATCCTGCGCGGTGTCGGCAGCAATGATTAGTCGTGGCTTAATGCCAAGTTCTGGGTAGACAACCGGCACTGACTGGTAGGCACGGCTGTGTACTTTACCCATCCAGCCAACACTGATTAGGCCAACGCCAACGGTGCGAGGTGTATTTGACATGTTCTACTTTCTGATTTCGGTTACTGCGTCTGAAATTGCTTTTGCCATCAGTGTTGAATCTGAACCAATGGCAATAAATCTAAAACCCATCTCTACATAGGTGCGTGCGATGCTCGTGTCGGACGCCAAAATACCCGCGACTTTTCCGTGGGCCGCGGCGGCAGCAAGCACCTTGCTCAGTGCGTCTTGAAAAATTGGGTTCTTGAAGTCTCGCGGAACACCAAGTGCAAAGCTCAAATCCAGCGGCCCCACGAATAGGGCATCCACTCCAGAAATTGCCGCGATCTGCTCAACTTGGGCTAGCGAACTCAATGTTTCAATCTGAATGATGCATGCGGCCTTGCTCTGTGGCTGAAGCGCATCGATGTCTCTACCCCAGGCAACAGCGCGATTATATGTTGCAACACCGCGGTCACCATTCGGCGGGTAACTCATGTGCTTCACAGCCTCTTGAACCTGAGCAACCGAGTCAACCCGAGGCACCATCACGCCTGCAACACCGGCATCAAGGGCGCGTCCGATGCGAATGCGCTCCGCCGATTCCACGCGAACCAATGTCGGTACGCCGTAGCCACCAGAGGCAACCACAGTTGGCGAGACCTGCTCTTCGCCGCCACCGCCGTGCTCGAGGTCTAGAAGAACCCAGTCAACGCCGTTCACTGCTGCAACCTCTGCGGCCAAAGGTGAGGCCAATCCCAAGAAGGTGCCAACGGTTAGTTGACCCTGCTTAAGGGTTTCTAAGAAGCCGCCGCGGCTCAGTGGAGATGCCATTAGTAGTGGAATCTCTGAGTCTTGAGACCGGCGTTGTAGTCATCTGCGGTTGCCTGAATCCAAGGTGAGTTCTCGTGTACCTCGGCTGGCGCGACGTCCCACCAAACTTCAGAAGCAGGGAGGTTAGCGTGAGGAATGGTTGGCACCACAATCACAACTGGGCCTGATTCCTCGCGGGTGTCATCAAGCACCTTGGCGAATTCGGCAGTGGTGGTTGGGCGGAATGCCTTGGCACCCATACCCTCAGCCATCTTCACGATGTCTAGGAACAGGTAGTCGCCCTCAAGACGAGGAGCCTTTCCGCCATTTTGAGCAGACTCGGTAACTACCGGGCCATCCTGACGGTAACGGAACTCGTTGCCGAAGCTGTTGCCCACTCGCCACATCTGTAGGCGGCGAATCACTTGGTAGCCGTGGTTTTCAGAAACCACGATGGTCAGTGGCAAACGCTCCTGAGCCGCGGTCACCAATTCAGTTGGTGCCATAGTCCAGGTTCCGTCACCAATGAAGGTGGTGACGCGGTTTGCTGGGTTTGGGTTTGCTAGGCGAACACCGATGGCCGCTGGCAACTCGTAACCCATGCAAGAGAAACCAAACTCAAGGTGCGCAAAGCGGCCTTCAGTTGCATCCCAGACTTTCTGCACGTCTCCAGGAGGACCACCCGCACCGGCGATGATTACGTCACCCGAGCGGCTGTGGTTCTGCAGCACGCCAAGCAACTGACCCTGGGTCATGGTCGCATCGGTGTCTTCAGAGAATGCCGGGTCAAGGGTTGACTTGTCGAAGGTGTAGTTGACATCAAGAGCTGCGTTGCGGGCCTTTACCCAAACCGCGTTCTTCTCAACAACTTCTTGAGTCCATTCTGCAGGCACTTTATAACCAGAAACCGCCTTGGTTAGCGCTGCGAGGGCAAGCTTTGCGTCGGCCACGATCGTGGTTGCACCCTGCTTGATGCCGTCAAATTCGGAGACGTTGATTGACACGAACTTGACATCTGGGTTCTTGAAAATTGACTGCGATGCAGTGGCAAAGTCTGTCAAGCGAGT
This portion of the Rhodoluna limnophila genome encodes:
- a CDS encoding HpcH/HpaI aldolase family protein, whose amino-acid sequence is MASPLSRGGFLETLKQGQLTVGTFLGLASPLAAEVAAVNGVDWVLLDLEHGGGGEEQVSPTVVASGGYGVPTLVRVESAERIRIGRALDAGVAGVMVPRVDSVAQVQEAVKHMSYPPNGDRGVATYNRAVAWGRDIDALQPQSKAACIIQIETLSSLAQVEQIAAISGVDALFVGPLDLSFALGVPRDFKNPIFQDALSKVLAAAAAHGKVAGILASDTSIARTYVEMGFRFIAIGSDSTLMAKAISDAVTEIRK
- the iolD gene encoding 3D-(3,5/4)-trihydroxycyclohexane-1,2-dione acylhydrolase (decyclizing); this encodes MVDPNYGETIRLSVAQAVVKYIAAQYSVTDGVRKRFVPAAMGIFGHGNVAGLGQALDQLSDELPFVQGRNEQALGHAATAFAKQTRRTQVIAVTASIGPGALNLVTAAGTATVNRIPLLLLPGDTYATRRQGPVLQQLENPTAPDLTVNDAFRPVSRFFDRINRPEQLLYSLPKAFRVLANPVETGAVVISLPQDVQSHAFDFPKSFFEPHDWKIRRPEPSLDEVAEVAAAIKQSKNPLIIAGGGVIYSNATAELEALADATGIPVTETFGGKGAVQKKADWAAWGIGLEGSPETNKLANKADLIIHVGTRLTDFATASQSIFKNPDVKFVSINVSEFDGIKQGATTIVADAKLALAALTKAVSGYKVPAEWTQEVVEKNAVWVKARNAALDVNYTFDKSTLDPAFSEDTDATMTQGQLLGVLQNHSRSGDVIIAGAGGPPGDVQKVWDATEGRFAHLEFGFSCMGYELPAAIGVRLANPNPANRVTTFIGDGTWTMAPTELVTAAQERLPLTIVVSENHGYQVIRRLQMWRVGNSFGNEFRYRQDGPVVTESAQNGGKAPRLEGDYLFLDIVKMAEGMGAKAFRPTTTAEFAKVLDDTREESGPVVIVVPTIPHANLPASEVWWDVAPAEVHENSPWIQATADDYNAGLKTQRFHY
- a CDS encoding Gfo/Idh/MocA family protein, which translates into the protein MSNTPRTVGVGLISVGWMGKVHSRAYQSVPVVYPELGIKPRLIIAADTAQDRVDYAVNVLGYEQGTLDYHDVLNHPDVEVVSICAPNFLHAEIGIAAAKAGKAFWIEKPVGRGAEETEAVEAAANEAGVVSTIGFNYRNAPAVEHAKKIIAEGQLGRITNLRGTFFADYSSEPNGALSWRFVRKLAGSGVLGDLMGHLADLMHYVVGPIAEVSAFTKTVYTERPIQQMGVGTHFDVIEGGEKGPVENEDYGGMLVRFADDAVAAGALGTLEASRVAVGPRASYNFEIYGTEGSLKWDFERMNELQVAIGRRGDHLGYQRVMVAPGFGDFANFQPGAGTGMGYDDLKTIEARKFLESYIGGKSLNSNIHDAVASARVISAAEKSAESKQWVTVEPVAGTTSAKK